One part of the Anaeromyxobacter sp. Fw109-5 genome encodes these proteins:
- a CDS encoding 2-isopropylmalate synthase — protein MRDADRVIIFDTTLRDGEQSPGASMNLGQKLQVARALRELGVDVIEAGFAAASPGDLEAIQAVGREIEGPTIASLARCTKGDIGAAWQALEGAPRRRCHVFLATSPIHRDFKLKLAKDEIIRRAVDGVKLARERFDDVEFSTEDSARTELEFLAEVVERVIEAGAGTVNIPDTVGYALPSTYAETIRYLKQHVRGIDGVVVSVHCHNDLGLAVANSLAGVMAGARQVECTINGIGERAGNASLEEIVMAFRTRHDVLGVRTGVKTERLYPTSRLVSQVTGLHVQRNKAIVGQNAFAHEAGIHQHGMLTHRETYEIMRPEEVGFAKSQLVLGKHSGRHALKERLVALGYGLDDPTIDKVFQDFKVLADKKKDIYDADIEALVVHGQILAQGGRAWELDALSTTSGTGTLPVASVALRSRDGEQHRDAATGDGPVDAVYRAIEKITGIPVKLRDYQIVSVSTGEDAQGEVSIEVEHATGVYRGRALSTDIVEGSARAFLDVVNRIALKSTPAADEARREEMGTV, from the coding sequence GGGGTGGACGTGATCGAGGCGGGCTTCGCCGCCGCGTCCCCCGGCGACCTCGAGGCGATCCAGGCGGTCGGCCGCGAGATCGAGGGACCGACCATCGCGAGCCTCGCCCGCTGCACCAAGGGCGACATCGGAGCGGCCTGGCAGGCGCTCGAGGGCGCGCCGCGCCGCCGCTGCCACGTGTTCCTGGCCACCTCGCCCATCCACCGCGACTTCAAGCTGAAGCTCGCGAAGGACGAGATCATCCGGCGGGCGGTGGACGGCGTGAAGCTCGCGCGCGAGCGCTTCGACGACGTCGAGTTCTCCACCGAGGACTCCGCCCGCACCGAGCTCGAGTTCCTCGCCGAGGTGGTCGAGCGGGTGATCGAGGCCGGCGCCGGCACCGTCAACATCCCCGACACGGTCGGCTACGCGCTGCCGTCGACCTACGCGGAGACCATCCGCTACCTCAAGCAGCACGTCCGCGGCATCGACGGCGTGGTCGTCTCGGTGCACTGCCACAACGACCTCGGCCTCGCCGTCGCGAACAGCCTGGCGGGCGTGATGGCCGGGGCGCGTCAGGTGGAGTGCACCATCAACGGCATCGGCGAGCGCGCCGGGAACGCCTCGCTCGAGGAGATCGTCATGGCGTTCCGCACGCGCCACGACGTCCTCGGGGTGCGCACGGGCGTGAAGACCGAGCGGCTCTACCCGACGAGCCGCCTCGTCTCGCAGGTCACCGGGCTGCACGTCCAGCGGAACAAGGCCATCGTCGGGCAGAACGCCTTCGCGCACGAGGCCGGCATCCACCAGCACGGGATGCTCACCCACCGCGAGACCTACGAGATCATGCGGCCGGAGGAGGTCGGCTTCGCGAAGAGCCAGCTCGTGCTCGGCAAGCACTCCGGGCGCCACGCGCTGAAGGAGCGGCTGGTCGCCCTCGGCTACGGGCTCGACGACCCGACGATCGACAAGGTGTTCCAGGACTTCAAGGTCCTCGCCGACAAGAAGAAGGACATCTACGACGCCGACATCGAGGCGCTCGTGGTCCACGGGCAGATCCTCGCCCAGGGCGGTCGCGCCTGGGAGCTCGACGCGCTCTCCACCACCTCCGGCACCGGGACGCTCCCGGTCGCCTCGGTCGCCCTCCGCTCGCGCGACGGCGAGCAGCACCGCGACGCCGCCACCGGCGACGGCCCGGTCGACGCCGTGTACCGCGCCATCGAGAAGATCACCGGCATCCCGGTGAAGCTCCGCGACTACCAGATCGTGAGCGTCTCGACCGGCGAGGACGCGCAGGGGGAGGTCTCCATCGAGGTCGAGCACGCGACCGGCGTCTACCGGGGCCGCGCGCTCTCGACCGACATCGTCGAGGGGTCGGCGCGCGCGTTCCTCGACGTGGTGAACCGCATCGCGCTGAAGAGCACGCCGGCGGCCGACGAGGCCCGCCGCGAGGAGATGGGTACCGTCTGA